From Mycolicibacterium nivoides, a single genomic window includes:
- a CDS encoding ABC transporter ATP-binding protein — MTSSTPAPAGVSLRGVGRNFGAHSVLRDIDLDIAPGEVIAFLGASGSGKSTLLRLIAGLDEQSAGHIDIDDTAVNGIDPRCAVVFQEPRLLPWRTLAGNVAFGLPPHTPRADGLAIVRQLLEVVGLGGFENHRPRQVSGGMAQRAALARALARRPGVLLLDEPLAALDALTRLRMQDLLDEVQQDAGTTTLLVTHDIDEALILADRVIVLRAETSGAATIGAIHEVTVSKPRDRSDPALTALRETLLDELGMPRRRAGSAPTPPLKEISV, encoded by the coding sequence GTGACGTCGAGCACCCCGGCGCCTGCGGGCGTTTCGCTGCGCGGCGTCGGTCGCAACTTCGGTGCCCACTCGGTGCTGCGCGATATTGACCTGGACATCGCGCCCGGTGAGGTCATCGCGTTCCTCGGTGCATCGGGCAGCGGAAAATCGACGCTGCTGCGGCTGATCGCGGGCCTCGACGAGCAGAGTGCCGGGCACATCGACATCGATGACACGGCTGTGAATGGAATCGACCCGCGCTGCGCCGTGGTCTTTCAGGAGCCCCGCCTGCTGCCATGGCGAACGCTGGCCGGCAACGTCGCGTTCGGCCTGCCACCGCACACCCCGCGCGCCGATGGGCTGGCGATCGTGCGGCAGTTGCTCGAGGTAGTCGGCCTCGGCGGATTCGAGAACCACCGGCCGAGACAGGTTTCCGGTGGCATGGCGCAACGAGCGGCGCTGGCGCGCGCATTGGCCCGGCGCCCCGGAGTGCTGCTGCTCGATGAGCCATTGGCCGCGTTGGATGCCCTGACCCGCCTACGGATGCAGGATCTGCTCGACGAAGTGCAGCAGGACGCGGGGACCACCACGCTGTTGGTGACCCACGACATCGATGAAGCACTGATCCTCGCCGATCGGGTGATCGTGCTCCGCGCCGAGACGTCCGGGGCGGCCACCATCGGTGCGATTCACGAGGTGACGGTTTCCAAACCTCGGGATCGCTCCGATCCGGCGCTCACCGCACTGCGCGAGACGCTGCTGGACGAACTCGGGATGCCCCGGCGCCGCGCCGGAAGCGCACCGACCCCACCCCTGAAGGAGATCTCGGTATGA
- a CDS encoding NAD(P)/FAD-dependent oxidoreductase has product MSHVLIVGSGFAGLWAALGAARRVDELGTVADGVKITVVSERPFHDIRVRNYETDLTDCRIPLGKLLDPVGVDHIAAEVTAVDVEARNVTAKRDGQTLIIDYDRLVLAAGSRVARPHVPGLAEFGFDVDTFDGAGRLAAHLDTLAVNPHTWGADTVVVVGAGLTGIETACELPTRLAAIFENSRAPKVLLVDHNPHVGSDMGASARPVIEIALSDNGVEVMTGVSVTAVDIGAVTLSSGETVSTATVVWCAGMRANPLTAQLPVTPDRFGRVPVDDYLRVEHAPGVFAAGDVAAARVDDGHLSVMSCQHGRPMGRYAGYNVIGDLLGRPMRALRIPWYVTVLDLGPAGAVYTEGWDRDVVATGAVAKATKKTINTERIYPPLTGDRQALLAAAAPDLQDRPARGG; this is encoded by the coding sequence GTGAGTCACGTGCTGATCGTCGGATCGGGTTTCGCCGGCTTGTGGGCCGCGCTCGGTGCCGCCAGACGCGTCGACGAACTCGGAACCGTGGCCGACGGCGTGAAGATCACGGTGGTCAGCGAGCGTCCCTTTCACGACATCCGCGTCCGTAACTACGAGACCGATCTCACCGACTGCCGAATCCCGTTGGGGAAGCTACTGGATCCCGTCGGTGTCGACCACATCGCCGCCGAAGTCACCGCGGTCGATGTCGAGGCCCGGAATGTGACGGCAAAGCGCGACGGGCAAACGCTGATCATCGACTACGACCGGCTGGTACTGGCCGCCGGCAGCCGAGTCGCGCGACCGCATGTTCCCGGACTGGCCGAGTTCGGTTTCGATGTCGACACGTTCGACGGCGCCGGCCGCCTCGCCGCCCATCTCGATACGCTGGCCGTCAATCCCCATACTTGGGGCGCGGATACGGTCGTTGTGGTCGGTGCGGGACTCACCGGCATCGAGACGGCCTGCGAACTGCCCACGAGGCTCGCCGCGATCTTCGAGAACTCCCGGGCGCCGAAGGTGCTGCTCGTCGACCACAACCCGCACGTCGGCTCGGACATGGGCGCCTCGGCGCGCCCGGTGATCGAAATTGCGTTGTCCGACAACGGAGTTGAGGTGATGACCGGTGTCAGCGTGACCGCCGTCGATATCGGTGCGGTGACGTTGTCGTCTGGTGAAACGGTGTCCACGGCAACCGTGGTGTGGTGCGCGGGAATGCGAGCCAACCCACTGACGGCGCAGCTGCCGGTGACGCCGGATCGGTTCGGCCGCGTGCCGGTCGACGACTACCTGCGCGTCGAGCATGCGCCTGGCGTATTCGCCGCCGGCGACGTGGCCGCCGCGCGGGTGGACGATGGCCACCTGTCGGTGATGTCGTGCCAGCACGGCAGGCCGATGGGCCGCTACGCCGGGTACAACGTGATCGGCGACCTCCTCGGCCGGCCCATGCGCGCGTTGCGAATCCCCTGGTATGTCACCGTTCTCGATCTGGGCCCGGCCGGCGCGGTCTACACCGAGGGCTGGGATCGCGACGTCGTGGCGACCGGCGCGGTGGCCAAGGCCACCAAGAAGACCATCAACACCGAACGGATCTACCCGCCGCTCACCGGCGACCGGCAGGCCCTGCTGGCGGCGGCCGCCCCCGACCTCCAGGACAGGCCGGCCCGCGGCGGATAG
- a CDS encoding peptidoglycan-binding domain-containing protein, producing the protein MPPYPTVTLKNGSQGQHVATLQALLNLDYPAYSHLQVDGEFGAQTEAVIREFQKRAGLFVNGVAGAETLAKLDELTTQGAGPVGEEMKECNGGIWASQSTSCPFAQNVRQEYFRVPGDSVQINVFSPVTHQTYTMACVREGDWVTCRGGNNAVVQFSFH; encoded by the coding sequence ATGCCTCCATATCCGACAGTCACATTGAAGAACGGCAGCCAGGGCCAGCATGTTGCCACGCTGCAGGCGCTGCTGAACCTGGACTACCCGGCCTATTCACACCTGCAGGTCGACGGCGAGTTCGGCGCGCAGACCGAAGCTGTGATCCGGGAATTCCAGAAGCGGGCCGGGCTGTTCGTCAACGGCGTCGCGGGGGCCGAGACGCTGGCCAAGCTCGACGAACTCACCACCCAGGGCGCCGGCCCGGTGGGCGAGGAGATGAAGGAATGCAACGGCGGCATCTGGGCCAGCCAGAGCACCTCGTGTCCGTTCGCCCAGAATGTCCGCCAGGAGTACTTCAGGGTTCCCGGGGATTCAGTGCAGATCAACGTGTTCAGTCCGGTGACGCATCAGACCTACACCATGGCGTGTGTCCGAGAGGGTGACTGGGTGACCTGCCGCGGCGGCAACAACGCGGTCGTCCAGTTCTCGTTCCACTGA